From the genome of Streptacidiphilus rugosus AM-16, one region includes:
- a CDS encoding DUF4233 domain-containing protein: MRTLCSSTLISEAMVIGFAALVAMRLSHVSGTTLWSVSGAAMLLCVLLCGVLGRKGAVAIGWGLQLALIASGAVVSMMYGLGVIFAGLWWASVHYGRKIDAIKAARLAEA; encoded by the coding sequence GTGCGTACCCTCTGCTCCTCCACGCTGATCAGCGAAGCCATGGTCATCGGCTTCGCCGCGCTCGTCGCGATGCGGCTCTCGCACGTGTCCGGCACGACGCTCTGGTCGGTGTCGGGGGCGGCGATGCTGCTCTGCGTGCTGCTCTGCGGAGTGCTGGGGCGCAAGGGCGCGGTCGCGATCGGGTGGGGGTTGCAGCTCGCCCTCATCGCGAGCGGTGCGGTCGTGTCGATGATGTACGGCCTGGGCGTCATCTTCGCCGGGCTGTGGTGGGCCTCGGTGCACTACGGCCGCAAGATCGACGCGATCAAGGCCGCCAGGCTCGCCGAGGCCTGA
- a CDS encoding rod shape-determining protein, which translates to MSFIGRDMAVDLGTANTLVYVRGRGIVLNEPSVVAVNTNTGGILAVGSEAKKMIGRTPGNIVAIRPLKDGVIADFEITERMLRYFILKIHRRRYLARPRVVVCVPSGITGVERRAVIEASAQAGARQVHIIEEPMAAAIGAGLPVHEATGNMVVDIGGGTTEVAVISLGGIVTAQSIRVAGDELDNAIIQHIKKEYSLLLGERSAESIKMTIGSAHPVDGDKEEHSEIRGRDLVSGLPKTVVISAAEVREAIEEPVNSIIDAVKTTLDQCPPELAGDIMDRGIVLTGGGALLRGLDERLRRETGMPVHIAENPLDSVALGSGKCVEEFEALQQVLDAQPRR; encoded by the coding sequence ATGTCGTTCATCGGTCGTGACATGGCTGTCGACCTCGGCACCGCCAACACGCTGGTGTACGTCAGGGGCCGAGGGATCGTGCTCAACGAACCGTCGGTCGTCGCGGTGAACACCAACACCGGCGGCATCCTGGCGGTCGGCTCCGAGGCCAAGAAGATGATCGGGCGCACGCCCGGCAACATCGTGGCCATCCGCCCGCTCAAGGACGGCGTGATCGCCGACTTCGAGATCACCGAGCGGATGCTGCGCTACTTCATCCTCAAGATCCACCGCCGCCGCTACCTGGCCCGTCCGCGGGTCGTGGTCTGCGTGCCCAGCGGCATCACCGGGGTCGAGCGCCGCGCCGTGATCGAGGCGTCGGCCCAGGCCGGCGCGCGCCAGGTGCACATCATCGAGGAGCCGATGGCCGCCGCGATCGGCGCCGGCCTCCCGGTCCACGAGGCGACCGGCAACATGGTCGTCGACATCGGCGGCGGCACCACCGAGGTCGCGGTGATCTCGCTCGGCGGCATCGTCACCGCCCAGTCCATCCGGGTGGCCGGCGACGAGCTGGACAACGCGATCATCCAGCACATCAAGAAGGAGTACTCGCTGCTGCTCGGCGAGCGCTCCGCCGAATCGATCAAGATGACCATCGGCTCCGCCCACCCCGTCGACGGGGACAAGGAGGAGCACAGCGAGATCCGCGGCCGCGACCTGGTCAGCGGTCTCCCCAAGACCGTGGTGATCTCCGCCGCCGAGGTGCGCGAGGCCATCGAGGAGCCGGTCAACAGCATCATCGACGCCGTCAAGACGACCCTGGACCAGTGCCCGCCGGAACTCGCCGGTGACATCATGGACCGCGGCATCGTTCTCACCGGGGGCGGTGCGCTGCTGCGCGGCCTGGACGAGCGGCTGCGCCGCGAGACCGGGATGCCGGTGCACATCGCCGAGAACCCGCTGGACTCGGTCGCGCTCGGCTCCGGCAAGTGCGTGGAGGAGTTCGAGGCCCTCCAGCAGGTCCTGGACGCCCAGCCGCGCCGCTGA
- the rodA gene encoding rod shape-determining protein RodA, whose amino-acid sequence MSGLSTSYSTPRYTPRKGGMGRLLERDSPLRRMDWPLVLAALALSGIGSLLVWSATRSRVEINHGDPQYFLVRHLVNLAIGIGLCTGVVLLGHHRLRTAVPFIYGLSILGVLAVLSPLGSTVNGAHSWIVLGGGFSMQPSEFCKISIILICATILSARVDAGEMQQPNGRSILQALMLAGVPIGIVLMMPDLGSTMVMVVIILGVLLASGAPGRWIGGLTLVGVIGAAAVVQLHLLKQYQIARFAAFANPALDPAGVGYNTAQARIAIGSGGLSGKGLFHGTQTTGQFVPEQQTDFVFTVAGEELGFIGGMVIIGLLGIILWRACRIAREASDLYSTVLAAGVVTWFAFQGFENIGMTLGIMPVAGIPLPFVSYGGSSMFAIWIGIGLLQSVKMQRSMAG is encoded by the coding sequence ATGAGCGGCCTGAGCACGAGCTATTCGACGCCTCGGTACACCCCGCGCAAGGGCGGGATGGGGCGGCTGCTGGAGCGGGACTCGCCGCTGCGGCGGATGGACTGGCCGCTGGTGCTGGCCGCCCTCGCGCTCTCCGGGATCGGCTCGCTGCTGGTCTGGTCCGCGACCCGCTCCCGCGTCGAGATCAACCACGGCGACCCGCAGTACTTCCTGGTCCGCCACCTGGTCAACCTCGCCATCGGCATCGGCCTGTGCACCGGCGTGGTGCTGCTCGGCCACCACCGGCTGCGCACGGCCGTGCCGTTCATCTACGGCCTGTCGATCCTCGGCGTCCTCGCCGTGCTGAGCCCGCTCGGATCGACCGTCAACGGCGCGCACTCGTGGATCGTGCTCGGCGGCGGCTTCTCCATGCAGCCGTCGGAGTTCTGCAAGATCTCCATCATCCTGATCTGCGCGACGATACTGTCCGCACGGGTCGACGCGGGCGAGATGCAGCAGCCCAACGGCCGCTCGATCCTCCAGGCCCTGATGCTGGCCGGCGTCCCTATAGGGATCGTCCTGATGATGCCCGACCTGGGCTCCACCATGGTCATGGTCGTGATCATCCTCGGCGTGCTGCTCGCCTCCGGCGCCCCCGGCCGCTGGATCGGCGGACTCACCCTGGTCGGCGTGATCGGCGCGGCCGCGGTCGTCCAGCTGCACCTGCTCAAGCAGTACCAGATCGCCCGCTTCGCGGCCTTCGCCAACCCGGCGCTCGACCCGGCCGGCGTCGGCTACAACACGGCCCAGGCCCGCATCGCCATCGGCTCGGGCGGCCTGTCGGGCAAGGGCCTCTTCCACGGCACCCAGACCACCGGCCAGTTCGTCCCCGAGCAGCAGACCGACTTCGTCTTCACCGTGGCCGGCGAGGAGCTCGGCTTCATCGGCGGCATGGTCATCATCGGCCTGCTCGGCATCATCCTCTGGCGCGCCTGCCGCATCGCCCGCGAGGCCTCCGACCTCTACAGCACCGTGCTGGCGGCCGGCGTGGTGACCTGGTTCGCCTTCCAGGGCTTCGAGAACATCGGCATGACGCTCGGCATCATGCCGGTGGCCGGCATCCCGCTGCCCTTCGTCAGCTACGGAGGATCGTCGATGTTCGCGATCTGGATCGGCATCGGGCTGTTGCAGTCGGTGAAGATGCAACGCTCCATGGCAGGCTGA
- the mreD gene encoding rod shape-determining protein MreD encodes MWINRVLLSAALVVFAMVVQVSILARLGLPGAVPDLLLLVVIGLALVYGHVTGCLIGFFAGLFADLAPPSDHAVGRYALVLCLVGYVAGLLRPENGHLRSVTTPLMVVAGAALGATTLYAGVGALVGDTAARHVGLTGLLISSVVYDVLLAPFVVPVVMALARRTVTDPAGGAGQGSTPSKPRRTGLNRRGAFFGDRGTRTGGAAGLGTVPGFGGSAAGKSGGKTGSRLGMTARLSKAAKR; translated from the coding sequence ATGTGGATCAATCGCGTCCTGCTCTCCGCGGCGCTCGTCGTCTTCGCGATGGTCGTCCAGGTCAGCATCCTGGCCCGGCTCGGCCTGCCCGGCGCCGTCCCCGACCTGCTGCTGCTCGTCGTGATCGGCCTCGCCCTGGTCTACGGGCACGTGACCGGCTGCCTGATCGGCTTCTTCGCCGGTCTCTTCGCCGACCTCGCGCCGCCGTCCGACCACGCGGTGGGCCGCTACGCGCTGGTGCTCTGCCTGGTCGGCTACGTGGCGGGCCTGCTGCGCCCGGAGAACGGCCACCTGCGCTCGGTGACCACGCCGCTGATGGTGGTGGCGGGCGCCGCCCTCGGCGCGACGACGCTCTACGCGGGCGTCGGCGCCCTGGTCGGCGACACCGCCGCCCGGCACGTCGGCCTGACCGGGCTGCTCATCTCCTCCGTCGTCTACGACGTGCTGCTCGCGCCCTTCGTGGTCCCGGTGGTGATGGCCCTGGCCAGACGTACCGTCACCGACCCCGCGGGCGGCGCCGGACAGGGCAGCACGCCGAGCAAGCCGCGCCGCACCGGTCTCAACCGTCGCGGCGCCTTCTTCGGCGACCGCGGCACCCGCACCGGCGGCGCGGCCGGTCTCGGCACCGTCCCCGGCTTCGGCGGGAGCGCCGCGGGCAAGAGCGGCGGCAAGACCGGAAGCAGGCTGGGCATGACGGCCAGGCTCAGCAAGGCCGCCAAGCGCTGA
- the folC gene encoding bifunctional tetrahydrofolate synthase/dihydrofolate synthase yields the protein MHPYTCAVSDIELTAVTAELAAKWPETKLDPSLERIKALMDILGQPQRSYPTIHITGTNGKTSTARMIEQLLRTFELRTGRYTSPHVESITERISLDGEAISPELFVRTYEDIKPYVAMVDAQQQFPMSFFEVVTAMAYACFADAPVDVAVVEVGIGGTWDATNVIDAGVSVITPISLDHMDRLGDTTAAIAGEKSGIIKKGGLAVVSQQPLDAAEVILRRAVEVDATVAREGMEFGVLHRDIAVGGQLVTLRGIGGHEYPEVFLPLHGAHQAQNASLALAAVEGFFGVGTAHDQPLDIDRVRQAFAGVSSPGRLEVVRRSPTIVLDAAHNPGGARVTADAISESFGFTRLIGVFSPSGDKDVVGVLEALEPVLAEIVVTQNSTQRALDVDRLAQVAAEVFGQDRVHVEPRLDDAIDAAVTLAEEEGDLGGAGVLITGSIITIGEARLLLGKR from the coding sequence TTGCATCCGTACACTTGCGCCGTGAGTGACATCGAGCTGACCGCCGTCACGGCGGAACTGGCCGCCAAGTGGCCGGAGACCAAACTTGACCCCTCCCTGGAGCGGATCAAGGCACTGATGGACATCCTGGGCCAGCCGCAGCGGTCCTATCCGACCATCCACATCACCGGCACCAACGGCAAGACCAGTACGGCTCGCATGATCGAGCAGCTGCTGCGCACCTTCGAGCTGCGCACCGGCCGCTACACCAGCCCGCACGTCGAGTCGATCACCGAGCGGATCAGCCTCGACGGCGAAGCCATCAGCCCCGAGCTGTTCGTGCGGACCTACGAGGACATCAAGCCCTACGTCGCCATGGTCGACGCCCAGCAGCAGTTCCCGATGTCCTTCTTCGAGGTCGTCACCGCGATGGCGTACGCCTGCTTCGCGGACGCCCCCGTCGACGTCGCCGTGGTCGAGGTCGGGATAGGGGGTACCTGGGACGCGACCAACGTCATCGACGCCGGCGTCTCCGTGATCACCCCGATCTCGCTGGACCACATGGACCGGCTCGGTGACACCACCGCCGCGATCGCGGGGGAGAAGTCCGGGATCATCAAGAAGGGCGGCCTCGCCGTCGTCTCGCAGCAGCCGCTGGACGCCGCCGAGGTGATCCTGCGTCGCGCCGTGGAGGTCGACGCGACCGTGGCCCGCGAGGGCATGGAGTTCGGCGTCCTGCACCGCGACATCGCGGTCGGCGGCCAGCTGGTCACCCTGCGCGGGATCGGCGGGCACGAGTACCCGGAGGTCTTCCTCCCGCTGCACGGCGCGCACCAGGCGCAGAACGCCTCGCTCGCGCTGGCCGCGGTCGAGGGTTTCTTCGGCGTCGGCACCGCGCACGACCAGCCGCTGGACATCGACCGGGTGCGCCAGGCCTTCGCGGGCGTCAGCTCGCCCGGCCGGCTCGAGGTCGTCCGGCGGAGTCCGACGATCGTGCTGGACGCCGCGCACAACCCGGGCGGCGCCCGGGTGACGGCGGACGCGATCAGCGAGTCCTTCGGTTTCACCCGTCTGATCGGCGTCTTCTCGCCGAGTGGCGACAAGGACGTCGTCGGCGTCCTGGAGGCGCTGGAGCCGGTCCTCGCCGAGATCGTGGTCACCCAGAACTCGACGCAGCGCGCCCTGGACGTCGACCGGCTGGCGCAGGTCGCCGCGGAGGTCTTCGGTCAGGACCGGGTGCACGTCGAGCCCCGCCTGGACGACGCCATCGACGCGGCGGTCACCCTGGCCGAGGAGGAGGGCGACCTCGGCGGCGCGGGCGTGCTGATCACCGGGTCCATCATCACGATCGGCGAGGCCAGGCTGCTGCTCGGCAAGCGCTGA
- the mrdA gene encoding penicillin-binding protein 2, with the protein MGNIPETGRTRRITGRLLVLQVLVLSLLGTLGGRLWYLQIRSGASYAQQASSNHIRTVVVPAVRGEILDSNGVPLADNTTKLVVSVSRTALLQQKDGGKAVLTRLGQVLGMTYEDMHDKVRLCDAKTPRPCWNGSPYQPIPVTQTANTQQAMQIMERQEDFPGVTASPSAVRLYPAPSGANAAQILGYLSPVTQDEITAATDANGKSSLAPSDQVGRAGLEYQYDKALRGVNGTTNLEVDNLGRVIGTAGGNASVPGSDVVTSIDARIQALAEQQLNDAMVTLRKTYDTVTHENFKADSGAVVVMDVHTGRIIAMASAPTYNPNIWSGGISAKDYAALNSQNSDYPMLNRAIQGQSAPGSTFKVVSTTAALNAGYTYDSTFPCTSSMTIGGRVFKNFEGENFGAINLSKALEVSCDTVFYNIAYQQWLSDGGTKPKHPQDWLYKTAHQFGLGADTGIDLPGEVKGRVPDRQWHQDYYNEMKDTWCRQAKTETDPYLRAIASEDCVDFATLRAGDEVNYAIGQGDTLVTPIQMARIYSALANGGTLYQPQLAKAVVSPGGRTVQQIKPVVQGHLPTTPHMINYIDQATANVITSGTAAWKFQGWPQDKVQLHAKTGTAEVVGKQTTSWFDTYTKDYAIVMTISQGGTGSGGSGPAVRNIYNALYGIQADGKIDPSKAIRPAAQTSLPSFHPDGTVTQPVSWTAPQTYPADSGTPLLAALDIAALAPERRGDA; encoded by the coding sequence GTGGGCAACATCCCGGAGACGGGCCGGACCCGGCGGATCACCGGTCGGCTGCTGGTCCTCCAGGTGCTGGTGCTCTCACTGCTCGGCACGCTGGGCGGCAGACTCTGGTACCTGCAGATCCGCTCGGGCGCGTCCTACGCGCAGCAGGCCTCGTCGAACCACATCCGCACCGTCGTGGTGCCGGCCGTGCGCGGCGAGATCCTCGACTCCAACGGCGTGCCGCTGGCCGACAACACCACCAAGCTCGTCGTCTCGGTCTCGCGCACCGCTCTGCTGCAGCAGAAGGACGGCGGCAAGGCGGTGCTGACCAGGCTCGGCCAGGTCCTCGGCATGACCTACGAGGACATGCACGACAAGGTCAGGCTCTGCGACGCGAAGACCCCGCGCCCCTGCTGGAACGGCTCGCCCTACCAGCCGATCCCGGTCACCCAGACGGCCAACACCCAGCAGGCCATGCAGATCATGGAGCGCCAGGAGGACTTCCCCGGCGTCACCGCCAGCCCCAGCGCGGTCCGGCTCTACCCGGCGCCGTCGGGAGCCAACGCGGCGCAGATACTGGGTTATCTCTCCCCGGTCACCCAGGACGAGATCACCGCGGCGACCGACGCCAACGGCAAGTCCTCGCTGGCCCCCTCCGACCAGGTCGGCCGGGCGGGCCTGGAGTACCAGTACGACAAGGCGCTGCGCGGCGTCAACGGCACCACCAACCTGGAGGTCGACAACCTCGGCCGGGTCATCGGCACCGCGGGCGGCAACGCCTCGGTGCCCGGCTCGGACGTGGTCACCAGCATCGACGCGCGGATCCAGGCCCTGGCCGAGCAGCAGCTCAACGACGCCATGGTGACCCTGCGGAAGACCTACGACACGGTCACCCACGAGAACTTCAAGGCCGACTCCGGCGCGGTCGTGGTCATGGACGTGCACACCGGCCGGATCATCGCGATGGCCAGCGCGCCGACGTACAACCCGAACATCTGGAGCGGCGGCATCTCCGCCAAGGACTACGCGGCGCTGAACAGCCAGAACTCCGACTACCCGATGCTGAACCGGGCGATCCAGGGACAGAGCGCGCCGGGTTCGACCTTCAAGGTCGTCAGCACGACGGCCGCGCTCAACGCCGGCTACACCTACGACTCGACCTTCCCCTGCACCTCGTCGATGACCATCGGCGGCCGGGTCTTCAAGAACTTCGAGGGCGAGAACTTCGGCGCGATCAACCTCTCCAAGGCGCTGGAGGTCTCCTGCGACACGGTCTTCTACAACATCGCCTACCAGCAGTGGCTCAGCGACGGCGGCACCAAGCCGAAGCACCCGCAGGACTGGCTGTACAAGACCGCGCACCAGTTCGGCCTCGGCGCCGACACCGGTATCGACCTGCCCGGAGAGGTCAAGGGCCGGGTCCCCGACCGCCAGTGGCACCAGGACTACTACAACGAGATGAAGGACACCTGGTGCCGGCAGGCCAAGACGGAGACCGACCCGTACCTGCGCGCCATCGCCAGCGAGGACTGCGTCGACTTCGCGACGCTGCGCGCCGGTGACGAGGTCAACTACGCGATCGGCCAGGGTGACACCCTGGTGACCCCGATCCAGATGGCCCGCATCTACTCGGCGCTGGCCAACGGCGGCACGCTCTACCAGCCGCAGCTCGCCAAGGCCGTGGTCAGCCCCGGCGGCCGGACCGTGCAGCAGATCAAGCCGGTCGTCCAGGGCCACCTGCCCACGACGCCGCACATGATCAACTACATCGACCAGGCCACCGCGAACGTCATCACCAGCGGTACCGCCGCCTGGAAGTTCCAGGGCTGGCCCCAGGACAAGGTGCAGCTGCACGCCAAGACCGGTACGGCCGAGGTCGTCGGCAAGCAGACGACCTCCTGGTTCGACACGTACACCAAGGACTACGCGATCGTCATGACGATCTCCCAGGGTGGCACCGGCTCCGGCGGTTCCGGCCCGGCCGTCCGCAACATCTACAACGCGCTCTACGGCATCCAGGCCGACGGCAAGATCGACCCGAGCAAGGCGATCCGCCCGGCGGCCCAGACCTCGCTGCCCAGCTTCCACCCGGACGGCACGGTGACCCAGCCGGTCTCCTGGACCGCCCCGCAGACGTACCCCGCCGACTCGGGCACCCCGTTGCTCGCCGCCCTCGACATCGCGGCGCTGGCGCCGGAGCGGAGGGGTGACGCGTGA
- the mreC gene encoding rod shape-determining protein MreC, giving the protein MRDTRESRLLLILLVAVAFALITVDIRGGDDSPMNGPRTAAASVFGPVENGVSGMVKPLADGLHSLRDSGSQGDRIRTLEQQNELLKQQLSSSDLVKGRDTELAKLLGEAGAGQYTIKAAQVTAIGASQNFSWTITIDVGGNDGIQRDMTVINGEGLVGRVTTVAPTSSTVLLAVDPRFTVGTRMEGSGEIGFGTGEGDAPMRVELLNGQAGVKVGDRLVTFGSQNDKPFVPGVPVGTITQIVNTPGELTRTVLVQPFVSFTKLDLVGVVVQPPATDPRYAVLPPKPAPTPTNNPSPSTPPATPSAHVKKKG; this is encoded by the coding sequence GTGAGGGACACACGAGAGAGCCGGCTCCTGCTGATCCTCCTGGTGGCGGTCGCGTTCGCGCTGATCACCGTGGACATCCGCGGCGGCGACGACTCGCCGATGAACGGCCCGCGCACCGCCGCCGCGTCGGTCTTCGGCCCGGTCGAGAACGGCGTCTCAGGGATGGTCAAGCCGCTCGCGGACGGCCTGCACTCGCTGCGCGACTCCGGCAGCCAGGGCGACCGGATCAGGACGCTGGAGCAGCAGAACGAACTGCTCAAGCAGCAGCTCTCCTCCTCCGACCTGGTCAAGGGCCGCGACACCGAGCTGGCCAAGCTGCTGGGCGAGGCCGGAGCCGGCCAGTACACCATCAAGGCCGCCCAGGTGACCGCCATAGGGGCCAGCCAGAACTTCTCCTGGACCATCACCATCGACGTCGGCGGCAACGACGGCATCCAGCGCGACATGACGGTGATCAACGGCGAGGGACTCGTCGGCCGGGTCACCACGGTCGCGCCGACCAGCTCCACCGTGCTGCTGGCGGTCGACCCGCGCTTCACCGTCGGCACCCGGATGGAGGGCAGCGGTGAGATCGGCTTCGGCACCGGCGAGGGCGACGCCCCGATGCGGGTCGAGCTGCTCAACGGCCAGGCCGGCGTCAAGGTCGGCGACCGGCTGGTCACCTTCGGCTCGCAGAACGACAAGCCGTTCGTGCCCGGCGTCCCGGTCGGCACCATCACCCAGATCGTCAACACCCCCGGCGAGCTGACCAGGACCGTGCTGGTCCAGCCCTTCGTCAGCTTCACCAAGCTGGACCTGGTCGGCGTCGTCGTCCAGCCGCCGGCCACCGACCCGCGCTACGCGGTGCTGCCGCCGAAGCCGGCGCCGACCCCCACGAACAACCCGTCGCCGTCCACCCCGCCGGCGACTCCGTCCGCCCATGTGAAGAAGAAGGGCTGA
- the ndk gene encoding nucleoside-diphosphate kinase has product MSSTQRTLVLLKPDAVARGLIGEIVSRIERKADWRIAALELRTLDAATLEQHYAEHVGKPFYEPLMGFMSSGPSVAMIVEGESVIEGIRLLAGKTNPLEAGPGTIRGDFATITRENLIHASDSETSAEREIKIFFPGRA; this is encoded by the coding sequence ATGTCCTCGACCCAGCGCACCCTGGTCCTGCTCAAGCCCGACGCCGTCGCCCGCGGTCTGATCGGCGAGATCGTCTCCCGGATCGAGCGGAAGGCCGACTGGCGGATCGCCGCGCTGGAGCTGCGCACCCTGGACGCCGCGACGCTGGAGCAGCACTACGCCGAGCACGTCGGCAAGCCGTTCTACGAGCCGCTGATGGGCTTCATGTCCTCCGGTCCGTCCGTCGCGATGATCGTCGAGGGCGAGAGCGTGATCGAGGGCATCCGGCTGCTCGCAGGAAAGACCAACCCGCTCGAGGCGGGCCCCGGCACCATTCGCGGGGATTTCGCGACCATCACCCGTGAGAACCTCATCCACGCCTCCGACTCGGAGACCTCCGCCGAGCGCGAGATCAAGATTTTCTTCCCCGGTCGCGCCTGA